GCGACCGGGAAGCCCTCGGCCATGTCGCCACGACGGCGGGCGTCAAGGGCGAGGACATCCGCGACCTGATGGTCAGCGCCGTCGAATATCGCTTTGGCCCGGTCAATCGCCTGCCCAGCCCGATCGAATGGCTGACCGACAACGGGTCTTGCTACATCGCTGGCGACACGAAACATTTTGCCCGCGAAATCGGCCTTGAGCCGCTGACGACGCCGGTCGAAAGCCCCCAATCGAATGGAATGGCCGACGCCTTCGTCCGCACGATCAAACGCGATTACGCGCGACGCGGCCAGGGCGGATGTGTTCGATTATATCGAGCGCTTCTACAATACCGCGCGCCGGCACTCGACCATCGGCTATCTCAGCCCGGTTGAGTTCGAAAGGAAGGTGGGATTAGAGCGAGCTCCGAACGATTTGAATCGCTTTGGGATTCCCAAATTGGCTGAAATCTGATTCATGATTCCCGCCGCGGAAGGAGGCGGCGGGAATGGCGCTTTCCGACGATCTTCGCAAACGCGTGGTTGAGGCAGTGATTGTCGACGGGCTATCGCGCAATGCGGCGGCGAAGATCTTCAAGATCGGCATCGCCAGCGCCGTGCGCTGGGTCAAGCAATTCGAGACGACGGGAGAGGTTTCGCCCAAGCCTGTGGGCGGTGATCGCCGGTCGGGCCGCATAGAAGCCCATCACGACTACCTCATGGGGCTGATCCGGCGCACGCCGGACATCACCCTCCTCGAAATCCAAGAGCGCCTGATCAAGAATTGCGGCGAGCATTTTTCGAGTTCGGTTTTGTGGCGCTTCTTCGATCGGCATGGCGTCACGTTCAAAAAAGAGCGCGCATGCCGCCGAACAGCAACGGCCGGACGTGTTGAAGCGCCGCCTTGAATGGTTCGAGGGACAGCCCGATCTCGACCCTTCGAAGCTCGTCTTCATTGATGAAACCGGCGCCTCGACCAATTTGGCTCGCAAAGGCGGCCGCTGCCGGCGCGGACGGAGGCTACGTGCCGCCGTGCCGCACGGCCATTACAAGACAGTCACGCTGGTCGCCGGCGTCAGCCCTTCGCGGCCTCGTCGCGCCGAAGGTCTTCGATCGCCCGATCAACGCCGCCCTCTTCGAAGAATGGGTGGAAAATTGCCTCGTCCCCACGCTCTCGCAAGGCGACATCGTCGTCATGGACATGTATGGACGCCCCCGTTGGAGCAAGAAGAATCTTTCGGCAAGCGCTGCGCGTAGTCGAGTGCTGACATGTATCCGGCCTCTGATGCGGCGCGTTACATGCCGCCGGCCCGTATGGGAGTTCGCGGATCGGATCCAAAACAATCTGGCGCGCTCACGGCGCTTATCCATGAACTGGTTTTTCCGACCCCGTCTCTGCGACCGTTGCGCCATACCTTCCGTTCGTTCTTCTTACGCCGTCGACAACCTCGCGCTCTTGACCTACACGGCCAAGACCGGAGCCCGGTAAACCTCACCTTTGCTGAGAATTGCCCATGCTATGCGGGCCATTTTGTTGGCCAGCGCCACTCGCACCAACATTGGAGGCTTGCGGGTTAGCATGCGATCCAACCACGAACCTGTTGGAGCGCCTTTGCGCGCCCTCCATGAGGCTACGGCGCTGGCGCCAATGATCAACAAACGCCGCAGCGTTCTTTCGCCCATTCTTGAGGTTCGTCCGAGACGTTCCTTACCTCCAGTTGACCTCTGGAGGGGCGTCAAGCCCAGCCAGGCAGCGAAGTCGCGTCCACGCTTGAACGTTTCGGTTGGCGGCGCCAGAGCGGATAGCGCCGCTGCGGTGATGGCGCCGATGCCCGGAATCGTCATCAACCGGCGCGCTGCCGGATCTTCTTTCGCTCGGCGCGCAATCTCTCGATCGAGGTTCGCCACGCGTGCGTTCAACGCGTTCAACTCCTCGGTCAGAAATTTCAAAATGTCGCGCGCGGCATTCGGCAGGTCTGTGGCTGAATCGTTCACAAGAGCGATGAGCTTTCCTGCATGCTGCGGTCCCTTCGCGACGATTATGCCGGACTCGGTCAAATGACCGCGCAATGCATTTATTATCTGTGTGCGTTGCCGAACGAGTAAATCGCGTGTTCGAAAAATGATGGTGGAGGCTTGGGCCTCTTCCGTTTTGACGGCGACGAACCTCATCGTTGGACGCTGCGCGGCTTCACAGATCGCCTCTGCGTCGGATGCGTCGCTTTTTTGCCGCTTGACGAAGGGCTTCACATAGGCCGGCGCAATTAATTTGACGCAATGCCCCAACTTGCCGATCTCTCGCCCCCAATAGTGAGCGCCGGCGCAAGCCTCCATCGCCACCGTGCATCGAGGAAGATCGGAGAAAAATGACAAAACCTGTTGGCGGCGCAGTTTCTTGCGAAATATCACAGCCCCGCTCTGGTCAGCTCCGTGAGCTTGAAACACATGTTTGGCGAGATCGAGCCCGACAATGTGAACGTTTTCCACGGACGCCTCCTTTGAATGACCCGCGACGTCGCCACTTTGGCACAACGGCGCCGTCGAGGGGGCGTCCACCCCATCAATCTGCCCGCCCATAAGGGACCGCGGGTCGAAGAGTTGATCAAGGCCGCCGGCGCCGAGTTGCCCTACCTGCCGCCCTATAGCCCTGACATGAATCCGATCGAGAAAGCCTTCTCCAAGCTCAAGGCGCATCTGCGCAAAATCGCCGAGCGAACCGTCGGCGGATTGATGCGCGCGCTCGAAACTTGCGCCGAAATCTTCAAGCCCACAGAATGCGAAAACTATTTCACAGCCTGCGGATACAATCCTGTTTGATCGGAGGCCGCTCTAGCTTAACAGACCGTCCACGAAGCCGGCAGCAGCTCACTTGCTCACACCGCGCCTGACGGCGTAAAATCCGCCGAGGCTCTAATGGCCGCTGGATGAAACATCAGTGGCAGGTCAGCGCCTCGATCAATCAATTCTAGCGTGCCAAAAGCGTGGTTGGCCGACTTTTCACA
This genomic interval from Candidatus Rhodoblastus alkanivorans contains the following:
- a CDS encoding IS110 family transposase, encoding MENVHIVGLDLAKHVFQAHGADQSGAVIFRKKLRRQQVLSFFSDLPRCTVAMEACAGAHYWGREIGKLGHCVKLIAPAYVKPFVKRQKSDASDAEAICEAAQRPTMRFVAVKTEEAQASTIIFRTRDLLVRQRTQIINALRGHLTESGIIVAKGPQHAGKLIALVNDSATDLPNAARDILKFLTEELNALNARVANLDREIARRAKEDPAARRLMTIPGIGAITAAALSALAPPTETFKRGRDFAAWLGLTPLQRSTGGKERLGRTSRMGERTLRRLLIIGASAVASWRARKGAPTGSWLDRMLTRKPPMLVRVALANKMARIAWAILSKGEVYRAPVLAV
- a CDS encoding transposase, which translates into the protein MALSDDLRKRVVEAVIVDGLSRNAAAKIFKIGIASAVRWVKQFETTGEVSPKPVGGDRRSGRIEAHHDYLMGLIRRTPDITLLEIQERLIKNCGEHFSSSVLWRFFDRHGVTFKKERACRRTATAGRVEAPP